A single window of Populus nigra chromosome 17, ddPopNigr1.1, whole genome shotgun sequence DNA harbors:
- the LOC133677105 gene encoding WAT1-related protein At5g07050-like, whose protein sequence is MEGNGYSGSFFQRSKPYIAMISLQFGYAGMNIITKVSLNRGMSHYVLVVYRHAFATAVIAPFAIILERKVRPKITFPIFMQMFVLGLLGPVIDQNFYYAGLKFTSPTFSCAMSNMLPAMTFVMAVLCRMEIVDIKKVRCQAKVIGTIVTVAGAMLMTLYKGNVIHLIWSEHVHTHSSSVPETSNKDWIKGSILLIIATFAWASFFILQTVTLTRYSAHLSLTAIVCFLGTLQSIAVTFVMEHKPSAWTIGWDMNLLAAAYAGIVSSSISYYVQGLVMQKTGPVFVTAFSPLMMIIVAIMGSFILAENIYVGGVLGAILIVAGLYAVLWGKHKEQKEKEAEIIPEPIKENGENGDTTGMIQDIEANNCTGKQRNQANNVTVPSVAITVPTSQAPMIAREAPRA, encoded by the exons ATGGAGGGGAATGGTTATTCTGGAAGCTTTTTTCAAAGGAGCAAGCCTTACATAGCCATGATATCATTGCAATTTGGCTATGCTGGCATGAACATCATCACCAAGGTTTCTCTTAATCGAGGGATGAGTCATTATGTTCTAGTGGTGTATAGGCATGCCTTTGCTACTGCTGTTATTGCTCCTTTTGCCATTATTCTTGAGAG GAAAGTAAGACCAAAGATTACATTTCCCATTTTCATGCAAATGTTTGTGCTGGGTCTTCTTGG GCCTGTGATTGATCAAAACTTTTACTATGCTGGGTTGAAATTCACTTCTCCTACCTTTTCATGTGCCATGAGTAACATGCTGCCTGCAATGACATTTGTCATGGCAGTTCTTTGCAG GATGGAGATAGTGGACATAAAGAAAGTTAGATGCCAAGCAAAGGTGATTGGTACTATAGTAACTGTGGCTGGAGCCATGTTGATGACATTGTACAAAGGTAATGTCATCCATTTGATCTGGTCTGAGCATGTCCACACCCATTCATCTTCTGTTCCTGAAACTTCTAACAAGGATTGGATTAAGGGTTCCATTCTTCTCATCATTGCTACATTTGCTTGGGCTTCATTCTTCATTCTTCAG ACAGTGACACTTACGCGGTACTCAGCTCACCTTTCACTTACAGCAATCGTGTGCTTTTTGGGCACACTACAGTCCATAGCTGTCACCTTTGTGATGGAACACAAGCCTTCTGCTTGGACCATTGGCTGGGACATGAATCTTCTTGCTGCTGCCTATGCT GGAATTGTGTCATCAAGCATTTCATACTATGTTCAAGGACTTGTCATGCAAAAAACAGGGCCTGTCTTCGTTACTGCTTTCAGCCCTTTGATGATGATCATAGTTGCAATCATGGGCTCTTTCATTTTGGCTGAGAATATTTATGTTGGAGG TGTTCTTGGTGCTATATTAATTGTAGCTGGACTCTATGCTGTTCTATGGGGCAAGCACaaggaacaaaaagaaaaagaagctgAAATTATCCCGGAAccaattaaagaaaatggagaGAATGGTGACACAACAGGAATGATCCAGGACATTGAAGCTAACAATTGCACCGGGAAGCAAAGGAATCAAGCTAACAATGTTACTGTGCCGTCCGTGGCTATTACTGTTCCAACTTCACAGGCTCCCATGATAGCCAGGGAAGCACCAAGAGCATAA